A stretch of the Duncaniella dubosii genome encodes the following:
- a CDS encoding GntR family transcriptional regulator — MKFKENNKAIYLQIADKISDDILLGTILPGARIPSVREYASTLEVNANTIMRSYEYLERQGVIFNRRGIGFFITDDAPHVISELRKETFIEGEMPSFFHQLNLLGVSPDELKSMFEQYLAKLLSNN, encoded by the coding sequence ATGAAATTCAAAGAAAACAACAAGGCCATATATCTACAGATCGCCGATAAGATTAGCGACGATATTCTGCTCGGTACGATTCTTCCGGGCGCACGCATTCCATCGGTGCGAGAATATGCCTCGACTCTTGAAGTAAACGCCAATACAATCATGAGAAGTTATGAATATCTCGAACGTCAAGGAGTAATTTTCAACCGCCGTGGAATCGGATTCTTTATCACCGACGATGCTCCCCATGTAATATCGGAGCTACGCAAGGAGACGTTTATCGAAGGCGAAATGCCGTCGTTCTTCCATCAGCTCAATCTGCTCGGTGTTTCGCCCGATGAGCTCAAGTCAATGTTTGAACAATATTTAGCCAAGCTATTAAGCAACAATTAG
- the tnpC gene encoding IS66 family transposase — MKKNELIEFLQRQIEFLQGRLDEALASVSSLTLSNEKLQSTNEKLVATVDELRKQMASMEEAMKGKSAELSKEKAARQAVQRLQGSPSERQKKPVTTPATSETRQQKPEKKRTNNGAKRKTHPECEVETIIVEPDSPDFNPEAATFIGECDVVRYVMEPMRFKKIIYKVRKYVQDEKIYKGSAPATPLLNSQYTSSFIAGLAELRYLHCMPLENAVEYFRAHGFDLDKGTAQKLVSKVRVHLENLYKALGQAIVADNYICGDETYQKVRLQVATPSGRKIKKGYIWVFVGMTTGLVYFFYDDGSRSAEVFEQHIKGFNGAFQCDYYSGYRHIGIGGMSGIKRLPCLQHIKRKFLDLKDNPKAQEIAKLFGLLYHFEHQHRIGKDGWTAGKHLEWRQRYSKVMLEKIRMRLTAVKDRIGVPPDDPLLAATEHALKQWDEIPRIFASPTYRLDNNEVERINRYISLTRRRLTIGSHSGAEAAALYHSLAITCHRCGVNVFDYFCDIIDRCAAWPPNTPIEKYRDLLPDRWKLSQK; from the coding sequence ATGAAAAAGAACGAGTTGATAGAGTTTCTGCAACGTCAGATCGAGTTCCTTCAAGGGCGGCTCGACGAGGCGTTGGCCTCTGTCAGCTCGCTTACTTTATCCAATGAAAAGCTGCAGTCGACCAACGAGAAGCTTGTGGCGACTGTAGATGAACTGCGCAAGCAAATGGCCTCAATGGAGGAGGCTATGAAAGGCAAAAGTGCGGAACTGAGCAAAGAGAAAGCCGCGCGTCAGGCAGTGCAGCGTCTGCAGGGCTCGCCGTCGGAGCGTCAGAAGAAACCGGTGACGACTCCTGCCACATCCGAAACTCGACAGCAGAAGCCAGAGAAGAAACGTACCAACAACGGCGCCAAAAGGAAGACGCATCCGGAGTGTGAGGTGGAGACCATTATAGTGGAGCCTGACAGTCCGGACTTCAATCCCGAGGCGGCGACGTTTATCGGCGAGTGCGATGTCGTGCGCTACGTCATGGAGCCGATGCGCTTCAAAAAAATTATCTACAAGGTCAGAAAATACGTGCAGGACGAGAAAATATACAAAGGTTCCGCACCCGCCACACCGCTGCTTAACTCGCAGTATACATCTTCCTTCATAGCCGGACTCGCCGAGCTACGCTATCTCCACTGCATGCCACTTGAAAATGCTGTCGAATACTTCCGTGCCCACGGCTTCGACCTTGACAAAGGCACCGCACAGAAGCTCGTAAGTAAGGTAAGGGTACATCTGGAAAATCTATACAAGGCGCTGGGTCAGGCAATAGTCGCGGACAATTATATCTGCGGTGACGAGACCTATCAGAAAGTGCGGCTGCAGGTGGCAACTCCTTCGGGAAGAAAGATCAAGAAAGGCTACATATGGGTGTTCGTCGGCATGACAACCGGGCTTGTGTACTTCTTCTATGACGACGGCTCCCGCTCGGCCGAAGTCTTCGAGCAACACATAAAAGGCTTCAACGGAGCCTTCCAGTGCGACTATTACTCGGGATACCGGCATATCGGAATCGGTGGGATGAGCGGGATAAAACGCTTGCCATGCCTGCAGCACATCAAGCGAAAGTTTCTCGATCTGAAAGACAATCCAAAGGCGCAGGAAATAGCAAAGCTCTTCGGACTCCTTTACCACTTCGAGCATCAGCACCGCATAGGCAAAGACGGATGGACGGCGGGAAAGCACCTTGAGTGGAGACAACGATACTCCAAGGTGATGCTCGAGAAAATCCGCATGAGACTGACAGCAGTCAAAGACCGCATCGGCGTGCCACCCGACGACCCGCTGCTCGCCGCCACCGAACATGCACTCAAACAATGGGACGAGATACCACGCATCTTTGCCTCACCCACCTACAGACTCGACAACAACGAAGTCGAGCGAATCAACCGCTACATATCCCTGACCCGTCGCCGACTTACAATCGGCTCCCACTCCGGAGCCGAAGCCGCCGCCCTGTACCACTCTCTTGCGATCACCTGCCACCGCTGCGGAGTCAACGTCTTCGACTACTTCTGCGACATAATCGACCGATGTGCCGCATGGCCGCCAAACACCCCGATCGAAAAATACCGCGACCTGCTTCCCGACCGCTGGAAACTCTCACAAAAATAG
- the tnpB gene encoding IS66 family insertion sequence element accessory protein TnpB (TnpB, as the term is used for proteins encoded by IS66 family insertion elements, is considered an accessory protein, since TnpC, encoded by a neighboring gene, is a DDE family transposase.): MWSLEADMRLWVCRQPVSMRYGIRGLAQMVWSWKGHSPASGDVYVFFSKDRKTMKALKWDGDGFLMYTKRLSRGRFREVLKKGDDGVRRLQWDDFYMLMRGLTPVKVMVENRFRMAVK; the protein is encoded by the coding sequence ATGTGGAGTCTTGAGGCGGATATGCGGCTCTGGGTATGCCGGCAGCCGGTATCGATGCGCTACGGCATCCGGGGTCTGGCCCAGATGGTGTGGTCGTGGAAGGGGCATTCTCCGGCATCGGGCGATGTGTATGTGTTTTTCTCAAAGGACCGCAAGACCATGAAGGCGTTGAAATGGGATGGCGACGGATTTTTGATGTACACAAAAAGACTGTCGCGAGGCCGTTTCCGGGAGGTGCTCAAAAAGGGCGATGACGGCGTGCGCAGGCTCCAATGGGACGATTTCTATATGCTGATGAGGGGCCTCACGCCTGTGAAGGTGATGGTCGAAAATCGCTTCAGAATGGCCGTAAAATAA
- a CDS encoding ribonuclease H1 domain-containing protein gives MSPRRKFYVVWNGFATGVFDSWEECQLQVKGYPDAKFKSFDSQEAAIEAYRGDPTEQLELLKAIAKGRKESVNYEAFPEIKLDSLAVDAACSKNPGPMEYQGVWVRTGERIFHVGPIEEGTNNIGEYLALVHGLALLHKQGKYYTPIYTDSRTARSWVRNRQPKTTLKPTAKNAKLFELIQRATAWIQTHEITNPILTWDTPQWGEIPADFGRK, from the coding sequence ATGTCACCGAGAAGAAAATTTTATGTCGTGTGGAACGGTTTTGCCACCGGAGTGTTCGACTCATGGGAAGAATGCCAGCTACAGGTCAAGGGCTATCCCGATGCTAAATTCAAAAGTTTCGATTCACAGGAAGCTGCGATCGAAGCCTACCGTGGAGATCCTACAGAGCAGCTTGAACTACTCAAAGCAATAGCAAAAGGAAGAAAAGAAAGCGTTAATTACGAAGCGTTTCCGGAAATCAAACTCGACTCGCTTGCGGTAGATGCGGCATGCTCCAAAAATCCCGGCCCGATGGAATATCAGGGTGTATGGGTACGCACCGGCGAACGAATCTTCCATGTAGGACCTATTGAAGAGGGCACTAACAATATCGGCGAATACCTCGCGCTGGTTCATGGCCTCGCACTCCTTCACAAACAAGGCAAATACTATACACCTATTTATACCGATTCACGTACCGCCCGCTCGTGGGTGCGCAATCGCCAGCCGAAAACCACACTGAAACCGACAGCGAAAAATGCGAAACTGTTCGAACTGATACAACGCGCCACCGCATGGATTCAGACCCACGAAATCACCAACCCAATACTCACATGGGACACTCCGCAGTGGGGTGAAATCCCTGCCGACTTCGGAAGGAAATAG
- a CDS encoding Rossmann-fold NAD(P)-binding domain-containing protein: MLQDIPTPQEQQQETYTSHRGFTIGLPACDYPCERRFPLTPEAAGQLIERGFRVKMQENAAQCINYTDNSYMRAGVEIVTRDEALRSDIVIHLAPMTATDVKKMRRGAMLLTLLKPSDQHKDAIRELLHRHIISIAVDLVEDSCGCTPFADILAEIDGRASIAMASSLLADSTRGKGILLGGVAGIIPCETLIIGSGIAACAAARSAIGLGATVRMYDNDVYSLRRAQQELGPWIITSALHPRTLENALRSADVVVVTPTREPFAVTRELTEIMKQGVLAFDLSSDTGAAFPAMMSVDLAGVFAIRNSASIRDRVCFTHAGCAVARTAAMALSNTFLTLMSSIVSCEGVSNALKLLPGMQKATFTFFGRIVNPQIARAIGMRSVDISIYLTLS; encoded by the coding sequence ATGCTTCAGGATATACCAACCCCTCAGGAACAGCAACAGGAAACTTATACGTCGCACCGAGGTTTCACCATCGGACTGCCTGCATGCGACTATCCTTGCGAACGACGGTTTCCACTGACCCCTGAAGCAGCCGGACAGCTGATCGAGCGCGGATTCCGTGTGAAAATGCAGGAGAACGCGGCACAGTGTATCAACTACACGGACAACAGCTACATGCGTGCAGGAGTAGAAATCGTCACGCGCGACGAGGCTCTGCGCAGCGACATTGTGATACATCTCGCGCCCATGACTGCCACCGATGTCAAAAAGATGAGACGCGGGGCTATGCTTCTGACCCTACTGAAACCATCTGACCAGCACAAAGACGCTATCCGCGAACTGCTCCACAGACATATAATCTCGATTGCTGTCGATCTTGTGGAAGATTCCTGCGGCTGCACGCCGTTTGCCGACATCCTTGCAGAAATCGACGGCCGGGCATCAATCGCAATGGCATCATCACTGCTTGCCGACTCGACACGCGGCAAAGGAATCCTTCTTGGCGGAGTGGCAGGAATAATCCCCTGCGAGACCCTTATTATAGGTTCCGGCATAGCGGCATGCGCTGCCGCCCGGTCGGCAATCGGCCTCGGGGCGACAGTAAGGATGTATGACAACGACGTTTACTCACTACGCCGCGCCCAACAGGAACTCGGACCTTGGATAATCACATCGGCCCTTCATCCGCGCACCCTTGAAAATGCACTGCGAAGTGCGGATGTTGTCGTTGTGACACCGACACGAGAACCTTTTGCGGTGACACGTGAACTGACTGAAATCATGAAACAAGGTGTGCTTGCCTTTGACCTATCATCCGATACAGGCGCGGCTTTCCCGGCAATGATGTCAGTCGATCTGGCCGGAGTGTTTGCTATAAGAAATTCCGCATCCATCCGCGACCGTGTATGCTTCACACATGCAGGGTGTGCCGTCGCCCGTACGGCTGCAATGGCACTCAGCAACACCTTCCTAACCCTGATGAGTTCGATTGTCAGCTGCGAGGGTGTCAGCAACGCCCTAAAACTCTTGCCGGGGATGCAAAAAGCTACGTTCACATTCTTCGGACGCATTGTAAACCCGCAGATTGCACGCGCAATCGGGATGCGCAGTGTCGATATAAGCATTTACCTCACCCTCTCATAA
- a CDS encoding shikimate kinase, which translates to MKTIFLIGYMGCGKSTLGKALAQRCDIEFIDLDDYIETRAGKKIREIFADEGEAAFRGIEREMLLEVSEKSNVLVACGGGTPCFGDNMSLMNSRGITVLLQTSHERLFERLKRGRQKRPLIAALTDEQLDVFIEEQLEKRMPHYSKSAEIFDSTLLEDENQIEEKCNAFISRFNLPRKTQSTNF; encoded by the coding sequence ATGAAAACAATATTTCTCATTGGATATATGGGCTGTGGGAAGTCAACTCTCGGAAAAGCTCTGGCACAGCGGTGCGACATTGAGTTCATTGATCTCGATGACTATATCGAAACCCGTGCAGGCAAAAAAATACGTGAAATCTTTGCTGACGAAGGCGAAGCGGCATTCCGCGGAATTGAACGAGAGATGCTCCTCGAAGTCAGTGAAAAATCCAACGTACTTGTGGCGTGTGGCGGCGGGACTCCATGTTTCGGCGACAATATGTCGCTCATGAACAGCCGAGGCATAACAGTGTTGCTCCAGACTTCCCACGAACGTTTGTTCGAACGCCTGAAACGCGGACGTCAAAAACGACCGCTTATAGCTGCACTCACTGACGAGCAGCTTGACGTTTTCATCGAAGAACAACTTGAAAAACGTATGCCTCACTACAGCAAATCAGCTGAAATTTTTGATTCCACTCTGCTCGAAGATGAAAACCAGATAGAGGAAAAATGCAACGCATTCATCAGTCGTTTCAATCTCCCGCGTAAAACACAATCCACCAACTTTTGA
- a CDS encoding lipopolysaccharide biosynthesis protein produces the protein MAGIKSLAKDTAIYGLSSIIGRFLNWCLVPLYTQMFPSSEYGIVSYIYAIVALALIILTYGMETGFFRFANHERYKDPMEVYSTSLISLGLSSTAFLALVLIFIKPISTAMHSSLHESYIVMMAIAVACDAFTALPFSYLRFRKRPMRFAFLRLVNIGLNIGLNLFFILICPWLWKQAPGWIAWFYDPDFGIGYIFLANMMTSVINVALLLPELRGFPYRFNPKLWREMLIYSAPLLVLGIAGVMNQTLYSILFPILFPDKSEAMSQLGIYGANLKIAIVMVMFTQAFRFAYEPFIFARSKERGEDKLQSYSDAMKYFVIFAMVIFLAVMFYLDILRHFIAASYFSGLKVVPIVMIAEFFFGIFFNLSLWYKLTDKTAWGMWFSLLGLAITVVVNIILVPRYGYMGCAWASFACYGTMMAVSYIVGQIKYPIRYNVGRLSFYFISAITLWFFSELIAFGHRPWLNMIIRTPFLIGYVLMAMKLEKINIRDLIPHKR, from the coding sequence ATGGCAGGAATCAAATCACTCGCCAAAGATACGGCCATATATGGCCTTAGCAGCATCATCGGACGATTTCTCAACTGGTGTCTCGTCCCGCTCTATACACAGATGTTTCCGTCGTCGGAATACGGTATTGTGAGCTATATTTACGCAATCGTGGCTCTTGCATTGATTATCCTTACCTACGGAATGGAGACAGGATTTTTCCGGTTTGCCAACCACGAGCGATATAAAGACCCGATGGAAGTCTACTCGACCTCCCTTATATCACTCGGGCTCAGTTCAACTGCTTTCCTTGCGCTGGTTCTGATATTCATCAAGCCGATTTCAACCGCGATGCACTCATCGCTACATGAATCATACATTGTCATGATGGCTATCGCCGTAGCCTGCGATGCTTTCACGGCTCTTCCATTCTCATATCTGCGATTCAGGAAACGTCCGATGCGCTTCGCATTTCTACGGCTCGTGAACATCGGCCTCAACATTGGCCTCAACCTGTTCTTTATCCTTATCTGCCCTTGGCTGTGGAAACAGGCTCCCGGCTGGATAGCATGGTTCTATGACCCTGACTTCGGAATAGGCTACATTTTCCTTGCCAATATGATGACTTCTGTCATAAATGTGGCGCTTCTCCTCCCCGAACTTCGAGGCTTCCCTTACAGATTCAACCCGAAACTATGGCGTGAGATGCTGATTTATTCCGCCCCATTGCTCGTACTCGGCATCGCTGGCGTGATGAACCAGACTCTCTATTCCATACTGTTTCCCATCCTGTTTCCCGACAAATCCGAGGCGATGTCGCAACTTGGCATCTATGGCGCCAACCTGAAAATAGCCATCGTGATGGTAATGTTCACACAGGCATTCCGCTTCGCCTACGAGCCGTTTATATTTGCCCGCTCAAAAGAACGAGGCGAAGACAAGCTTCAAAGCTATAGCGACGCGATGAAATATTTTGTCATCTTTGCAATGGTGATATTCCTTGCTGTAATGTTCTATCTTGATATACTCCGGCATTTCATAGCGGCAAGCTACTTCAGCGGACTTAAAGTCGTCCCGATAGTGATGATAGCTGAATTCTTTTTCGGAATATTCTTCAACCTCTCGCTGTGGTATAAGCTCACTGACAAGACTGCATGGGGAATGTGGTTCTCTCTACTTGGACTTGCCATTACGGTTGTGGTCAACATCATACTCGTTCCGCGCTACGGATATATGGGATGTGCATGGGCATCGTTTGCCTGCTATGGAACGATGATGGCCGTAAGCTACATTGTCGGACAGATAAAATATCCTATCAGATACAATGTCGGACGGCTATCGTTTTATTTTATCAGTGCCATAACATTGTGGTTTTTCTCCGAACTTATTGCCTTCGGCCACCGTCCGTGGCTCAACATGATCATACGTACCCCTTTCCTCATCGGCTATGTCCTTATGGCAATGAAACTTGAAAAAATCAATATCAGAGACCTAATCCCACACAAGAGATAA
- the ruvB gene encoding Holliday junction branch migration DNA helicase RuvB, whose product MESDFDIHDRVSADKDFERALRPSFFDSFNGQEKVVENLKVFVQAARMRGEALDHLLLFGPPGLGKTTLAGIIANELGVNFKVTSGPVLDKPGDLAGILTSLEENDVLFIDEIHRLSRVVEEYLYSAMEDYKIDIMIDKGPGARSVQLSLSPFTLVGATTRSGMLTAPMRARFGINCHLEYYNHEVLERIIMRSAALLGVRCTAEAAHEIALRSRGTPRIANSLLRRVRDFAQVKGNGDIEPEIARFSLEALNIDRYGLDEMDHKLLLTMINKFEGGPVGLSTIATAIGEEQDTIEEVYEPFLIMEGFLRRTPRGREVTSLAYTHLKINPPAPMGSLF is encoded by the coding sequence ATGGAATCAGATTTCGACATACATGACCGCGTCAGCGCGGACAAAGATTTTGAAAGGGCTCTCCGTCCATCGTTTTTCGACTCGTTCAACGGTCAGGAAAAGGTGGTAGAGAATCTGAAGGTATTCGTACAAGCCGCGCGGATGCGAGGCGAAGCGCTCGACCATCTGCTGCTTTTCGGTCCTCCGGGACTTGGGAAAACCACTCTGGCAGGAATTATCGCCAATGAACTCGGAGTAAACTTCAAAGTCACATCCGGGCCGGTGCTTGACAAGCCCGGCGACCTTGCCGGAATCCTCACGTCACTCGAAGAGAACGATGTCCTTTTCATTGACGAGATCCATCGTCTTTCCCGGGTAGTCGAGGAATACCTCTACTCCGCTATGGAGGACTATAAAATCGACATCATGATTGATAAAGGACCGGGAGCACGCTCAGTCCAGCTGTCACTCTCCCCGTTCACTCTTGTCGGCGCCACAACCCGTTCAGGCATGCTGACAGCTCCGATGCGCGCACGTTTCGGCATCAACTGTCATCTGGAATATTACAATCATGAGGTTCTGGAACGCATAATCATGCGGTCGGCCGCCTTGCTGGGTGTGAGATGTACCGCCGAGGCCGCCCACGAGATAGCTCTGCGAAGCCGAGGGACACCACGAATAGCGAATTCGCTTCTAAGACGTGTCCGTGATTTCGCCCAAGTGAAAGGAAACGGCGACATCGAGCCTGAAATCGCACGATTCTCCCTCGAAGCCCTCAATATCGACCGCTACGGACTCGATGAAATGGACCATAAACTTCTGTTGACAATGATCAACAAGTTTGAAGGCGGCCCGGTCGGACTGTCGACAATCGCTACGGCTATAGGCGAAGAGCAGGATACCATTGAGGAAGTCTACGAACCGTTCCTCATCATGGAAGGCTTCCTTCGCCGTACACCGCGCGGGCGTGAGGTGACATCGCTCGCCTACACTCATCTTAAAATAAATCCCCCTGCGCCTATGGGCAGCCTGTTCTAA
- a CDS encoding peptidase U32 family protein — protein sequence MNRKDFEIMAPVGSYESLHAAIEAGTDAIYFGVEGLNMRSRSSVNFTLDDLRNIASICDKAGVKTYLTVNTIIYDGELDKMRAVIDAVKESGISAIIASDIAAITYARSIGVEIHISTQLNVTNIEAVRFFARFADVMVLARELNLDQVKSIADAIERDDIRGPKGERVRIEMFCHGALCMAVSGKCYLSLHEMNSSANRGACTQICRRGYTVTDRETGDQLDIENKYIMSPKDLKTIHFLNKMIDAGVRVFKIEGRARGPEYVKIAVQSYSEAINAICDGEFTDDKIARWDSELEKIFNRGFWDGYYLGQRLGEWSAKYGSSATRVKRYLAKGVRYFPKLGVGEFVMEAGELHVGDEVVITGTDTGAIILKVEELRLEYDPVPMVKKGDNFSIKVPRKIRPSDRLYVWDKTE from the coding sequence ATGAACAGAAAAGATTTTGAAATCATGGCTCCTGTGGGGAGCTACGAGTCTTTGCATGCCGCAATCGAGGCCGGGACAGACGCTATATATTTCGGAGTCGAGGGGCTTAACATGCGCTCCCGCTCTTCGGTCAATTTTACCCTTGATGATTTGCGTAACATAGCGTCGATATGTGATAAGGCAGGAGTCAAGACCTATCTTACCGTGAATACTATTATATATGATGGCGAGCTTGACAAGATGCGTGCGGTCATTGACGCGGTTAAAGAGAGCGGTATATCTGCAATTATAGCGAGCGACATCGCTGCTATAACCTATGCCCGTTCAATCGGCGTGGAGATTCATATTTCAACGCAGCTTAATGTGACCAATATCGAGGCTGTAAGATTCTTTGCCCGGTTTGCCGATGTCATGGTTCTCGCGCGTGAACTGAATCTTGATCAGGTCAAGAGTATTGCCGATGCGATAGAGAGAGATGACATACGTGGCCCCAAGGGTGAGCGTGTCCGCATCGAGATGTTCTGTCACGGGGCTTTGTGCATGGCCGTTTCCGGCAAATGCTATCTCAGTCTCCATGAGATGAATTCGAGTGCAAACCGTGGTGCATGCACTCAGATATGCCGTAGGGGCTACACAGTCACAGACCGTGAGACCGGCGACCAGCTTGATATTGAAAACAAATATATCATGTCGCCAAAAGATTTGAAAACAATCCATTTCCTTAATAAGATGATTGATGCGGGAGTGAGAGTGTTTAAAATCGAAGGGCGCGCACGCGGGCCTGAATATGTGAAGATAGCTGTCCAGTCATATTCCGAGGCTATAAATGCGATATGTGATGGTGAATTCACTGATGACAAAATTGCCCGTTGGGATTCAGAACTTGAGAAGATTTTTAACCGTGGTTTCTGGGATGGATATTATCTTGGCCAGCGTCTCGGCGAGTGGTCGGCCAAATATGGTTCGTCGGCCACACGTGTGAAGCGTTATCTCGCCAAAGGTGTAAGATATTTCCCGAAACTTGGAGTCGGGGAATTCGTAATGGAAGCCGGCGAGCTGCATGTCGGTGACGAGGTTGTCATCACCGGGACAGATACCGGGGCTATAATTTTAAAAGTAGAGGAGTTGCGCCTTGAATACGATCCTGTCCCGATGGTTAAGAAAGGAGATAATTTCTCAATCAAAGTCCCGCGAAAGATACGTCCGTCAGACCGTCTGTATGTATGGGATAAGACCGAATAG